A single genomic interval of Psychroserpens sp. NJDZ02 harbors:
- a CDS encoding ABC-F family ATP-binding cassette domain-containing protein — protein sequence MISIDNLAVEFSGTTLFSDVSFVINATDKIALMGKNGAGKSTMMKIVAGKQSPTRGHVRAPKDAVIAYLPQHLLTEDDCTVFEEAAKAFKHVYDMRDEMESLNKALETRTDYESDAYMSIIEKVSDLGEKYYALEDVNYDAEVEKALKGLGFKQEDFVRLTNEFSGGWRMRIELAKILLQKPDLILLDEPTNHIDIESVIWLEDFLVNKADAVMVISHDRAFIDNITNRTIEVTMGRIYDYKANYSHYLQLREDRRVHQVKAYQEQQKFIADNQTFIDRFKGTYSKTNQVTSRERMLEKLQIIEIDEVDNSALKLSFPPAPRSGDYPVAVQGLTKKYDDLVVFSDANMSIKRGEKVSFVGRNGEGKSTMIKAILGEIEYDGQCSLGHNVQVGYFAQNQAALLDNDLTVFQTVDEVAKGDVRTGVKNILGRFMFKGDDIDKKVGVLSGGEKTRLAMVKLLLEPVNLLILDEPTNHLDLKSKDVLKEALKTFDGTLILVSHDRDFLQGLSEKVFEFKDQRVIEHFETIDAFLERNRIKSIADINLMK from the coding sequence ATGATTTCTATAGATAATTTAGCAGTAGAGTTTAGTGGAACCACTTTATTTAGTGATGTATCTTTTGTTATTAATGCAACAGATAAAATTGCATTAATGGGAAAAAATGGAGCTGGTAAATCTACTATGATGAAGATTGTAGCAGGTAAGCAGAGCCCAACCAGAGGACATGTTAGAGCACCAAAAGATGCTGTAATTGCTTATTTGCCTCAACATTTATTAACAGAAGATGATTGTACTGTTTTTGAAGAAGCTGCTAAAGCTTTTAAGCATGTTTATGATATGCGTGATGAGATGGAGTCACTTAATAAGGCATTAGAAACTAGAACAGATTACGAAAGTGATGCGTATATGTCTATCATAGAAAAAGTCTCTGATTTAGGTGAAAAATACTATGCGTTAGAAGACGTTAATTATGATGCAGAAGTAGAGAAAGCATTAAAAGGATTAGGATTTAAACAAGAAGATTTTGTTAGATTAACTAACGAGTTTTCTGGCGGCTGGCGTATGCGAATTGAGCTGGCTAAAATACTATTACAAAAACCTGATTTAATATTATTGGATGAGCCTACTAACCACATAGATATCGAGTCTGTGATTTGGTTGGAGGACTTTTTAGTTAATAAAGCAGATGCCGTAATGGTAATATCTCACGATAGAGCTTTTATTGATAATATCACCAATCGTACTATTGAAGTTACTATGGGGCGTATTTATGATTACAAAGCTAATTATAGTCACTATTTACAGTTAAGAGAAGATAGACGTGTCCACCAAGTTAAAGCCTACCAAGAACAACAAAAATTTATTGCAGATAATCAGACCTTTATTGATCGTTTTAAAGGGACATATTCTAAAACTAATCAAGTCACCTCAAGAGAACGTATGCTTGAAAAGTTACAAATTATTGAAATTGATGAAGTCGATAATTCGGCATTAAAACTTAGCTTTCCTCCGGCACCAAGATCGGGAGATTACCCAGTTGCTGTACAAGGTTTGACAAAAAAATATGATGATTTAGTCGTGTTTAGTGATGCAAATATGTCTATAAAAAGAGGTGAGAAGGTCAGTTTTGTTGGTCGAAACGGGGAAGGTAAGTCTACTATGATTAAAGCTATTTTAGGAGAGATAGAGTATGATGGACAATGTAGTTTGGGACATAACGTGCAAGTGGGTTATTTTGCACAAAATCAAGCTGCTTTATTAGATAACGATCTTACCGTTTTTCAAACAGTGGATGAAGTGGCTAAAGGAGATGTTAGGACGGGTGTTAAAAATATTTTAGGTCGTTTTATGTTTAAAGGCGATGATATTGATAAAAAAGTAGGTGTTTTATCTGGAGGAGAAAAAACAAGATTAGCCATGGTTAAATTATTATTGGAACCTGTTAATCTGTTAATATTGGATGAGCCTACAAATCACTTAGATTTAAAGTCTAAAGATGTCTTAAAAGAAGCGTTAAAAACGTTTGATGGTACGTTAATATTAGTATCTCACGACAGAGACTTTTTACAAGGGTTGTCAGAAAAGGTGTTTGAATTTAAAGATCAACGTGTTATTGAACATTTTGAAACTATTGATGCTTTTTTAGAGCGTAATAGAATTAAAAGTATTGCAGATATTAATTTGATGAAATAA
- a CDS encoding IS30 family transposase has protein sequence MKHYKQLTLLQRYQISALLETGISITQIAKIIGVNKSTVSRELKRNTPSRGRTAGIYIAEHAQHKALNRHCLKPKSIILTDGLKKRIADLMEHEKWSPELIAKRLVKESELCVSHETIYKWIWTAKHSNHRNHNAYKKLYKHLRHTGRRQKRNNIKDKRGAIIGRIGIDKRPKVVEERSRIGDIEVDLMMGSNHKSALLVMTDRATLVTMIEKLSSKNADEVYQKMNQRLTNFDSSWVKTITFDNGKEFARHGEIAKDVNAKTYFTRPYTSQDKGTVENRIGVIRRFFPKKTDLRKVSNKRIKEVERLLNYRPIRKFNYNNPIETLKSMSVALMG, from the coding sequence ATGAAACATTACAAACAATTGACCTTGTTACAAAGGTATCAAATCTCTGCATTATTAGAGACAGGAATTAGTATAACACAAATAGCAAAAATTATTGGTGTTAATAAAAGTACCGTATCAAGAGAATTAAAAAGGAATACTCCCAGTCGAGGTCGTACAGCTGGCATTTACATTGCAGAACACGCGCAACATAAAGCGCTTAATAGACATTGCCTAAAACCAAAATCAATTATTTTAACTGATGGACTTAAAAAACGAATAGCCGATTTAATGGAACATGAGAAGTGGAGTCCAGAATTGATTGCAAAACGATTAGTAAAAGAATCTGAACTCTGCGTTAGCCACGAGACTATCTATAAATGGATATGGACAGCAAAGCACAGCAACCATAGAAATCACAATGCTTACAAGAAACTATACAAGCACTTGCGCCACACTGGTAGAAGGCAAAAGAGAAATAACATAAAAGATAAACGAGGAGCTATTATCGGTCGTATAGGGATAGATAAGAGACCTAAGGTTGTCGAAGAACGTTCACGCATTGGAGATATAGAGGTCGATCTTATGATGGGTAGTAATCATAAATCAGCATTACTGGTTATGACAGACAGAGCAACTCTTGTAACGATGATAGAAAAGCTCAGTAGTAAAAATGCAGATGAAGTTTATCAAAAAATGAATCAACGCCTAACTAATTTTGACTCATCTTGGGTTAAGACAATAACATTTGATAATGGAAAGGAGTTTGCTCGCCATGGAGAAATAGCAAAAGACGTCAATGCGAAAACATATTTCACAAGACCATACACCTCTCAGGATAAGGGAACTGTAGAAAACAGAATCGGGGTAATAAGAAGATTTTTTCCAAAGAAAACAGACCTTAGAAAAGTCTCTAACAAAAGAATAAAAGAAGTAGAAAGATTACTAAATTACAGACCTATTAGAAAGTTTAATTATAATAACCCTATTGAAACCCTAAAAAGTATGAGTGTTGCACTTATGGGTTGA
- a CDS encoding TonB-dependent receptor — protein sequence MKQITNSILLLLLFSCSIAFAQEKYTLSGKITEASSNETLISVNVIIPELNTGAVTNEYGFYSITLPEGTYTVAVSYLGFTDIIETITLDKNTSKNFSLEESFENLDEVIITENIEKLNIKKPQMSVNALSSATIKDIPVVFGEADVIKAITLLPGVTNAGEGASGFNVRGGAVDQNLILLDEATVFNSSHLFGFFSVFNPDAIKDIKLYKGGIPARYGGRVSSVLDIYQKEGNSKEFHINGGIGIIASRLLAEGPIKKDKGSFLLGGRSSYAHLFLPLFDIDNKAYFYDLNTKLSYDLDDKNSVYLSGYFGRDVFSIADSFENTYGNTVVNFRWNHLFSDKLFSNMSLIYSDYYYGLKLNFVEFDWNSGIQNFNFKYDFKHYVADGFKLQYGINSMYYKFNPGEIEPSTPTSGINSFKLTDKYAFENSVYIDAEHKINDKLNLSYGLRFSSFLRLGQDQLNTYQNDQAVVFNDSFQIYQKATPTGTETYNSSHIIESFANLEPRASLAYQLSDDASIKASYNRMTQYLHLLSNTSSPTPLDVWTPSGKYVKPQLLDQVALGYFRSINDDKYSLEVETYYKKIQNRIDYIDGADLIANDAIEQVILNGEARAYGLEVLLRKNEGRFKGWLAYTLSKSEQRTPGFTSSELGINNGNWYNTPYDKTHDISLTGSYDWNKKWNFSANFLFQTGQPTTYPNGQYVYNGVNIPSYSNRNADRLPAYHRLDFSANYTPKPDKTKGWQSYWVFSVYNVYNRRNAASITFGENRMTGTNEATRLAIFGLIPSVSYNFKF from the coding sequence ATGAAACAAATCACCAACTCTATATTATTACTCCTTTTATTTAGTTGTTCTATAGCTTTTGCTCAAGAAAAATATACTTTAAGTGGTAAAATAACAGAAGCTAGTAGTAACGAAACTTTAATAAGTGTCAATGTAATTATTCCAGAACTTAATACAGGAGCAGTCACTAACGAATATGGCTTTTACTCTATCACATTACCTGAAGGCACCTATACAGTAGCGGTCTCTTATTTAGGATTTACAGATATTATAGAAACCATAACTTTAGATAAGAATACCTCCAAAAATTTTAGTTTGGAAGAGTCGTTTGAAAATTTAGACGAAGTGATTATAACAGAAAACATAGAAAAACTAAACATTAAAAAACCTCAAATGAGTGTTAATGCTCTTAGTTCTGCCACTATAAAAGATATACCTGTAGTCTTTGGAGAAGCAGATGTTATAAAAGCTATCACATTATTACCAGGAGTTACTAATGCTGGAGAAGGGGCTTCTGGGTTTAATGTTCGTGGTGGAGCTGTTGATCAAAATTTAATTTTATTGGATGAAGCAACCGTATTTAACTCGTCTCATCTTTTTGGTTTCTTTTCTGTATTTAATCCAGATGCGATAAAAGATATAAAATTATATAAAGGAGGTATTCCTGCGCGTTATGGAGGACGCGTGTCGTCAGTTTTAGACATTTATCAAAAGGAAGGAAATAGTAAAGAGTTTCATATCAATGGAGGAATAGGGATTATAGCAAGCCGACTCTTAGCAGAAGGTCCTATCAAAAAAGATAAAGGTTCTTTTTTGTTAGGTGGACGCAGTAGCTATGCGCATTTGTTTTTACCCTTATTTGATATTGATAACAAAGCCTACTTTTATGACTTAAACACAAAATTAAGTTACGATCTAGACGATAAAAACAGTGTCTATCTCTCTGGGTATTTTGGTCGTGATGTGTTTAGTATTGCCGATAGTTTTGAAAATACTTATGGTAATACGGTCGTTAATTTTAGATGGAATCATTTATTTTCTGACAAACTATTCTCTAATATGTCCCTAATATATTCCGACTACTATTATGGTTTAAAACTAAACTTTGTAGAGTTCGATTGGAATTCTGGTATTCAAAACTTTAACTTTAAATACGATTTCAAGCATTACGTCGCAGATGGGTTTAAACTACAATACGGTATAAATAGTATGTACTACAAATTCAATCCTGGCGAAATTGAACCTTCAACACCAACTTCTGGCATAAATTCTTTTAAATTAACAGATAAATATGCTTTTGAAAATTCCGTGTACATCGATGCAGAACACAAGATAAACGATAAATTAAATTTAAGCTATGGCCTACGATTCAGTTCCTTTTTACGATTAGGACAAGACCAACTTAACACCTATCAAAATGATCAAGCGGTGGTATTTAATGATAGTTTTCAGATATACCAAAAAGCAACACCTACAGGTACGGAGACTTATAACAGTAGTCATATAATAGAAAGTTTTGCAAATCTAGAACCAAGAGCATCCCTAGCTTATCAACTTAGTGACGATGCCTCAATAAAAGCTAGTTATAACCGTATGACACAATATTTACATTTACTATCCAATACATCTTCCCCTACACCGCTTGATGTTTGGACACCAAGTGGTAAATATGTAAAACCACAGTTGCTAGATCAAGTCGCTTTAGGTTATTTTAGAAGTATAAATGACGATAAATATAGTTTAGAAGTCGAAACGTATTACAAAAAAATTCAAAATAGGATTGATTATATAGATGGTGCCGACTTAATTGCAAACGATGCTATAGAACAAGTTATACTTAACGGAGAAGCAAGAGCTTATGGTTTAGAAGTCTTATTAAGAAAAAATGAAGGACGCTTCAAAGGTTGGTTAGCTTACACATTATCTAAATCAGAGCAGAGAACCCCAGGTTTCACATCTTCAGAGTTAGGTATAAATAATGGTAATTGGTACAACACGCCATATGATAAAACACATGACATATCACTAACCGGTAGTTATGACTGGAATAAAAAATGGAACTTTAGCGCAAATTTCTTATTCCAAACAGGTCAACCAACGACCTATCCAAATGGACAATATGTATATAATGGTGTAAACATACCAAGTTATAGTAATAGAAATGCGGATAGATTACCGGCCTATCATCGTTTAGATTTTTCGGCTAACTATACCCCTAAACCTGATAAAACAAAAGGATGGCAAAGCTATTGGGTATTTAGTGTTTATAATGTCTATAATAGACGAAATGCAGCTTCCATAACCTTTGGAGAAAATAGAATGACAGGTACTAACGAAGCAACAAGACTAGCTATTTTTGGTTTGATACCATCAGTGTCTTACAATTTTAAATTTTAA
- a CDS encoding NADP-dependent isocitrate dehydrogenase, protein MSNSPKIIYTITDEAPALATRSFLPIVQAFTASSGIGLETKDISLASRILATFPDYLTEDQRVSDDLAFLGKLAQTPEANIIKLPNISASVPQLKTAIKELQSKGFAIPNYPEEATDDKEKDAKERYNKIKGSAVNPVLREGNSDRRAPKAVKNYAKKNPHSMGAWSKDSKTHVSTMTHGDFAHNEKSVTLPEATSIKIQLTAKDGKKTILKDNLDLLKGEIIDGTVLSKKALIEFLEEQVEDALDKNVLFSLHMKATMMKVSDPIIFGHAVRVFFKDLFEKHGKSFKKIGVDVNNGFGNLLGKLNELPEDKRDEIREDIRFALDHGPELAMVDSEKGITNLHVPSDVIIDASMPAMIRTSGQMWNADGKLQDTKAVIPDSSYAGIYSATIDFCKANGAFDPTTMGTVPNVGLMAQKAEEYGSHDKTFEIAADGKVEVIDANGKVLIKHNVEAGDIWRMCQAKDAPIQDWVKLAVLRARASKTPAVFWLDKNRAHDAELIKKVNLYLKDYDTSDLDIHILSPIKATEFTLKRVKAGEDTISVSGNVLRDYLTDLFPILELGTSAKMLSIVPLMNGGGLFETGAGGSAPKHVQQFLEENHLRWDSLGEFLALAVSLEHYSQVNNNPKAKILGDALDDATEKLLENKQGPSRKVGEIDNRGSHFYLAMYWAEALAKQDKDAELKAQFTPVATAFQAEEATIIPALNDIQGEPVDIEGYYEPNETLTVQAMRPIQSFNDLLKSI, encoded by the coding sequence ATGTCAAATTCACCAAAAATTATATATACCATCACAGATGAGGCGCCAGCATTAGCTACGCGTTCATTTTTACCAATAGTACAAGCGTTTACAGCCTCTTCAGGAATTGGATTAGAAACTAAAGATATTTCTTTAGCCTCTAGAATTTTAGCAACATTCCCTGATTACCTAACGGAAGACCAACGTGTGTCTGACGATTTAGCATTTTTAGGAAAATTGGCTCAAACACCTGAAGCAAATATTATTAAACTACCTAATATTAGTGCCTCTGTACCACAATTAAAAACAGCAATAAAAGAATTACAATCTAAAGGTTTTGCAATTCCTAATTATCCAGAAGAAGCAACTGACGATAAAGAAAAGGATGCAAAGGAACGTTACAATAAAATTAAAGGAAGTGCTGTAAATCCAGTATTACGTGAAGGTAATTCTGATAGACGTGCACCTAAAGCTGTTAAGAATTATGCTAAGAAAAACCCGCACTCTATGGGAGCGTGGTCTAAAGATTCTAAAACTCATGTCTCAACAATGACACATGGTGATTTTGCACACAACGAAAAATCGGTAACTTTACCTGAAGCAACATCTATAAAAATACAATTAACAGCTAAAGACGGGAAAAAAACCATCTTAAAAGATAATTTAGACTTACTTAAAGGAGAAATTATTGATGGAACTGTATTAAGTAAAAAAGCATTAATTGAGTTTTTAGAAGAACAAGTAGAGGATGCTTTAGATAAAAATGTGTTGTTTTCATTACATATGAAAGCTACAATGATGAAAGTTAGTGATCCAATAATTTTTGGTCACGCCGTTCGTGTATTCTTCAAAGATTTATTTGAAAAACATGGAAAAAGCTTTAAAAAGATAGGTGTAGATGTAAACAATGGTTTCGGAAACTTATTAGGTAAATTAAATGAATTACCTGAGGACAAACGTGACGAAATTAGAGAAGATATCAGATTTGCTCTGGATCATGGACCAGAATTAGCCATGGTAGATAGCGAAAAAGGAATTACAAATTTACACGTCCCTAGTGATGTGATTATTGATGCATCAATGCCAGCAATGATCCGTACGTCTGGTCAAATGTGGAATGCAGATGGTAAATTACAAGATACCAAAGCAGTAATACCAGATAGTAGTTATGCTGGAATTTACAGTGCAACAATTGATTTTTGTAAAGCAAACGGTGCGTTTGACCCAACAACTATGGGAACCGTACCTAATGTCGGTTTGATGGCTCAAAAAGCAGAAGAGTATGGTTCACATGATAAAACATTTGAAATTGCTGCTGATGGAAAAGTCGAAGTGATTGATGCTAACGGAAAAGTATTAATAAAACATAATGTAGAAGCTGGAGATATTTGGAGAATGTGTCAAGCAAAAGATGCGCCAATCCAAGACTGGGTTAAATTAGCAGTATTACGTGCAAGAGCATCTAAAACTCCTGCTGTATTTTGGTTAGATAAAAACAGAGCACATGATGCCGAGTTAATCAAAAAGGTAAACTTATATTTAAAAGATTATGATACTTCTGATTTAGACATTCATATTTTGTCTCCTATCAAAGCAACCGAATTCACTTTAAAACGTGTTAAAGCTGGAGAAGATACAATTTCTGTTTCTGGAAATGTATTACGTGATTACTTAACAGATTTATTCCCAATTTTAGAATTAGGAACATCTGCAAAAATGTTATCGATTGTTCCTTTAATGAACGGTGGTGGTTTATTCGAAACTGGAGCCGGTGGATCTGCTCCAAAACATGTACAACAATTTTTAGAAGAGAATCATTTACGTTGGGATAGTTTAGGAGAATTTTTAGCACTTGCTGTATCTCTAGAACACTATAGTCAAGTAAATAACAATCCAAAAGCTAAAATTTTAGGTGATGCATTAGATGATGCTACTGAAAAATTATTAGAAAACAAACAAGGCCCTTCTAGAAAAGTAGGAGAAATTGATAACAGAGGTAGCCATTTTTATCTAGCAATGTATTGGGCAGAAGCTTTAGCAAAACAAGATAAAGATGCTGAATTAAAAGCACAATTTACGCCTGTTGCTACAGCATTTCAAGCGGAAGAAGCGACTATTATTCCTGCTTTAAATGATATACAAGGAGAACCTGTTGACATTGAAGGGTATTATGAACCAAATGAGACATTAACAGTACAAGCAATGAGACCAATTCAATCGTTTAACGACTTGCTTAAAAGCATCTAA
- the rplS gene encoding 50S ribosomal protein L19, translated as MESLIKFVQDEFVTTKDFPAFSAGDTITVYYEIREGEKVRTQFFRGVVIQRRGSGSTETFTIRKMSGTVGVERIFPVNLPALQKVEVNKKGKVRRARIFYFRGLTGKKARIKEVRRK; from the coding sequence ATGGAATCTTTAATAAAATTTGTTCAAGACGAGTTTGTAACAACAAAGGACTTCCCTGCATTTTCAGCTGGAGACACGATTACTGTGTACTATGAAATTAGAGAAGGAGAAAAAGTACGTACTCAGTTTTTTAGAGGAGTAGTAATCCAAAGAAGAGGAAGTGGATCTACTGAAACATTTACAATTAGAAAAATGTCAGGAACAGTTGGTGTAGAGCGTATCTTCCCAGTTAACTTACCGGCATTACAAAAAGTTGAAGTTAACAAAAAAGGTAAAGTACGTCGTGCTAGAATCTTTTACTTTAGAGGTCTTACTGGTAAGAAAGCTAGAATTAAAGAAGTTAGAAGAAAATAA
- the murQ gene encoding N-acetylmuramic acid 6-phosphate etherase, which yields MQNLNQNMDFIKTTEQDSKYNHLEKMSIKDLLQNINKEDQTVPNAVKKAIPQIELLVSQIVIKLKEGGRLFYIGAGTSGRLGVVDASECPPTFGVSYDLVIGLIAGGDKAIREAVEFAEDSKTQGWEDLKQHNISDKDVVIGIAASGTTPYVIAALTQCNENNIITGCITSNHNSPVSQVSKYPIEVIVGPEFVTGSSRMKAGTAQKLVLNMISTTAMIQLGKIKGNKMVDMQLSNDKLVDRGTKMIMSEINVSYSEAENLLKTHKNVRNAITNYNNEN from the coding sequence ATACAGAACCTAAATCAAAATATGGATTTTATAAAAACAACAGAACAAGACTCAAAATATAATCATTTAGAGAAAATGTCTATAAAAGACTTGCTTCAAAATATAAACAAAGAGGATCAAACAGTACCAAATGCCGTAAAAAAAGCCATACCACAAATAGAATTATTAGTCTCTCAAATTGTAATAAAACTAAAAGAAGGCGGACGATTATTTTATATAGGCGCCGGAACAAGCGGAAGATTAGGTGTTGTTGACGCATCAGAGTGTCCTCCAACTTTTGGAGTATCCTATGACTTAGTAATAGGTTTAATTGCCGGTGGTGACAAAGCGATTAGAGAAGCAGTTGAGTTTGCTGAAGATTCTAAAACTCAAGGATGGGAGGATCTAAAGCAACACAATATATCAGATAAAGATGTAGTCATAGGTATTGCAGCATCAGGTACCACACCTTATGTTATAGCTGCACTAACTCAATGTAACGAGAATAACATCATAACAGGATGTATAACTTCAAATCATAATAGTCCAGTAAGTCAAGTATCAAAATATCCAATCGAAGTTATTGTTGGTCCAGAATTTGTAACCGGTAGTTCTCGTATGAAAGCAGGTACAGCTCAAAAACTAGTGCTTAATATGATATCTACAACTGCAATGATACAACTAGGTAAAATAAAAGGAAACAAAATGGTCGATATGCAATTAAGCAATGACAAGTTAGTAGACCGCGGTACAAAAATGATTATGTCAGAAATAAACGTGTCCTATTCCGAAGCAGAAAACTTGCTTAAAACGCATAAAAATGTACGTAATGCAATAACTAATTATAACAATGAAAACTAA
- a CDS encoding pentapeptide repeat-containing protein, with protein MHLPFIADKTFKNEDFTKKEFPKGEYDNCSFINCNFNACYLSAISFLDCQFIDCDLSNSKTKDTTFKDITFTNCKLLGMLYNDCNQLLLSITFDNCQLNYASFFKVKLVSTHFTKCQFDTTEFTEANFSKSTFEDCNFKNAVFFHTNLENTNFKTSYNYSIHPENNKIKGAKFSKDQIQGLLDQYKIVIS; from the coding sequence ATGCATCTCCCTTTTATTGCTGACAAAACTTTTAAAAATGAGGACTTCACTAAAAAAGAATTCCCAAAAGGAGAATACGACAACTGCTCTTTTATTAATTGCAATTTTAATGCATGCTATCTATCCGCAATTAGCTTTTTAGATTGTCAATTTATAGACTGTGATTTAAGTAATAGCAAAACTAAAGACACAACATTTAAAGATATAACTTTTACAAACTGTAAGTTACTGGGCATGTTATATAATGACTGTAACCAATTATTACTCTCTATTACATTTGATAATTGCCAATTAAATTATGCCTCTTTTTTTAAAGTAAAGCTAGTCAGTACTCATTTTACTAAATGTCAATTTGATACAACTGAATTTACAGAAGCAAACTTTTCTAAATCAACTTTTGAAGATTGCAACTTCAAAAATGCCGTCTTCTTTCATACAAATTTAGAAAACACCAATTTTAAGACCTCTTACAACTACTCTATTCATCCAGAAAATAATAAAATTAAAGGTGCTAAATTTTCAAAAGACCAAATTCAAGGCTTATTAGACCAATACAAAATAGTGATTTCTTAA
- a CDS encoding DUF4249 domain-containing protein, which translates to MKKALYILIAFALFNCEDVIDLKVPTSQPKLVIEASLNWFDGTDGSEQEIKLTLSAPFFDAEVPPANNAMVIVEDTNGNQFNFTEDNATGVYKTTNFIPQIDQEYTLTITYENQTYIGTEILTSVTPIDYIEQNDDGGFSGEDIELKAYYTDPANIDNYYFYEFISDIPEIPVLTVYDDQFTDGNQIFAFYTEEDLESGNQVIINNYGVSDQFYQFMDLLLQQTSDGGGGPFQTQPATVRGNCINISNPDNFPLGYFRLSQAYQTTYIVE; encoded by the coding sequence ATGAAAAAAGCACTATACATACTCATCGCTTTCGCACTATTTAACTGTGAAGACGTAATAGATTTAAAAGTACCAACTTCACAACCCAAACTAGTAATAGAAGCATCTTTAAACTGGTTTGATGGAACAGATGGATCAGAACAGGAAATAAAATTAACGCTTTCTGCCCCGTTTTTTGATGCAGAAGTACCGCCTGCAAACAATGCCATGGTCATAGTAGAAGATACTAATGGTAATCAGTTCAATTTTACTGAAGATAACGCAACAGGCGTCTATAAAACAACAAACTTTATTCCTCAAATCGATCAGGAATATACACTGACCATCACTTATGAAAACCAAACATACATAGGAACAGAAATATTAACCTCAGTTACGCCCATAGATTATATCGAGCAGAATGACGACGGTGGTTTCTCTGGAGAGGACATAGAACTTAAAGCCTATTATACAGATCCAGCTAATATAGATAACTATTACTTTTACGAATTTATTTCTGACATACCAGAAATACCTGTTTTAACAGTCTATGATGACCAATTTACAGACGGAAATCAAATATTTGCATTCTATACAGAAGAAGATCTAGAATCAGGCAACCAAGTCATCATAAATAATTATGGTGTATCAGATCAGTTCTATCAGTTCATGGATTTATTATTACAACAAACCTCAGATGGTGGCGGTGGACCATTTCAAACACAACCAGCAACCGTAAGAGGTAACTGTATTAACATCTCAAACCCAGATAATTTCCCATTAGGATATTTCAGACTATCACAAGCTTATCAAACGACTTATATTGTAGAATAA
- the trmD gene encoding tRNA (guanosine(37)-N1)-methyltransferase TrmD, translated as MRIDIITVLPELLKSPFEASILKRAIEAKLVEVHFHNLRDYTTDNYKSIDDTQFGGGAGMVMSIEPIDKCITQLKGERTYDEVIYMTPDGKTLNQGIANHISLKENIIILCGHYKGVDQRVRDLFITKEISIGDYVLSGGELGAAVLCDAVIRLIPGVLGNETSALTDSFQDNLLAPPIYTKPRNYKGLEVPEILLSGHAANIDKWREEQAYQRTKERRPDLLED; from the coding sequence ATGAGAATAGATATTATAACTGTTTTACCAGAATTATTAAAAAGTCCTTTTGAAGCGTCAATTTTAAAACGTGCGATTGAGGCAAAATTGGTAGAAGTCCATTTTCATAATTTAAGAGACTACACGACAGACAACTATAAATCTATTGACGACACGCAGTTTGGTGGTGGTGCTGGAATGGTTATGAGTATTGAACCTATAGATAAGTGTATTACACAGTTAAAGGGCGAAAGAACTTATGATGAAGTGATTTACATGACTCCCGATGGGAAGACACTTAACCAAGGTATTGCTAATCATATTTCATTAAAAGAAAATATTATTATTCTTTGTGGACATTATAAAGGTGTTGACCAACGTGTTCGTGATCTTTTTATTACTAAAGAAATCTCTATTGGTGATTATGTATTATCTGGAGGAGAGCTTGGTGCTGCCGTACTTTGCGATGCTGTAATACGATTAATACCTGGTGTTTTAGGTAACGAGACTTCTGCTTTAACGGATAGTTTTCAGGATAATTTATTAGCCCCACCAATATACACTAAACCAAGAAACTATAAAGGATTAGAAGTACCAGAAATATTATTAAGTGGTCATGCCGCTAATATTGATAAATGGAGAGAAGAGCAAGCTTACCAGCGTACTAAAGAAAGACGCCCTGATTTACTTGAAGACTAA